A window of Variovorax paradoxus EPS genomic DNA:
GGGACAGGGAGCACCTGCTGCAAAGTCCCGACTGGCCGCAGGATCGCGAGGGCCGACCATGCACCAATCCTCTGCATGGCCGACAGCGCGTGGTCCATCGGCTGCAGGAAGGTCGGCACGCCCCCCTGAAGCTGCATCGGCAATGCTGCCTCAACCACCTGCTGCCCGGCGAGCGGCACTGCGGCGCCTGTCCGCTGGCTCCCCAGTATCGTCAGGGCGAAGACCAAGGCGAGATCGACGCCCCGGTGGTCTGAACACGGTCGCGATGAACAGATCGCGGGCTGTTGCGTCTTTCCTGAAGGAGCCGGCACAGGCCCCGTGCTTCCTCACGCCCGTTCGCCGAACCGGCATTCATCCACTCACATCGCAACTCCCATGTCCAAGGCAAAGCTCGTATACATCCTGTCCTTGAGAAACGCCGCCGCCGACAAGGCCGGCCAGTACATCGACTTCAAGGGCGAGCAGCGCTACATGAAGTCGCCGCTCGAATACCTGGCCGAGGCGCTCGACACCACACCGCTGGGCGATGCTTATTCGCTCGAGGGCATCGTGTACGACGACGACGAGCAGTCGCCGCGCGACCAGGCAGTGCTGGCGGACTACGGCTTCGCATGGCACCCCGACCGGAAATGGATCTTTCCGAAAGACCTGCAGGCCCAGGGCAAGCTGCTGCGCAACATGCTGCATGCCGTTCCCTCGGCCTACCGGCGTCTGCCGCTGGATTCGGACGATCGGGTCCCGGCGAAGAGCGCCTACGAGCGCACCCTGCTCGACAAGCTGCTGACCCTGCAGGCCGACGTGGTCGTGCTCGACGGCCTCCTGATCATCCTGGACGAGCTGGTGCGGCCCGGCGCGCACTTCCATCGGAAGATGGTCAACATCCACCCCGGCATCACGCGCATCGAGTCGCCGTACGAGCGCCGCGGCGCCTGCGCGACGCTGGATGCGCTGCACGGCGTGCAGGGCCGGAAGGTGGTGAACTGGACCACGATGGAAAAGGTGCCGGCACCCACCATCACGAAGACCGGCGCCTCGCTGCACTACGTGGACAACGGCATCGATTCAGGTGAAGTCATCTTCGACGTGCTCGGCACTGACATCGAGCCCGGCGACTCGATCCTCGAGCTGCGTTGGAACAACTTCAATCTCAGCCTCTTCCCCGCACTCCACCAGGGCTTGGACTTGTTGTCACCTCACGTCCGACGCGCGGCGCAATAAGCGCGCATGCATAGCCAAGACCATCCACATCCGCAAACGGAAAGAGCAGCGCACTCAACGATACGGTGCTTGGTCGAGGGGCAACGCCCAAAAACGTTGTGCCATCACAACCATGCTGTGCGATTTTGATAAACGAATAAGAACCATTCTCATTAGAATCCGCCCGGTTCAATACTTACTAAGTCCTCCTTATGCGCACTCTTGCCCTGCCCCGCCAACGCTTGTTGAGTGCTTCGCTCGCGGCGGCTTTCGGAACTGCCTCGGCCTTTTGGGGGCCCTACGCTGCGGCCCAGACCTCAGCCACGCCACCCGCGTCCAGCGCGATGCTGCCCGCCGTGACCGTGAGCGCCGACTCGGAGGACTCCGGCACGGGTCATGTGAACGGCTACGTGGCCAAGCGCAGCACCACGGGCTCCAAGACCGACACGCCGATCATCGAGACGCCGCAATCGATCTCCGTCATCACGGCCGACCAGATCAGCACCATGGGCGCATCGCGCCTGACCGATGCCCTGGCCTACACCGCGGGCGTGAAGAACTTCGACGGCTACGACAGCCGCTACGACTGGCTCACGCTGCGCGGCTTCGACGCCTACTCGCCCGGGTTCTACCTGGACGGCATGCAGATGCGCAACAACGCCGGCTACTCGGTGTGGCGCCTCGAAGGCTACGGCGCCGAGCGCATCGAAGTCCTGCGCGGCCCCTCGTCGGTGCTGTATGGACAGGGCGGTCCCGGCGGCATGATCAACGTCGTCAGCAAGCGCCCGACCGCAGAGCCCCTGCGCGAGATCCAGGTTCAGGTGGGCAACCATTCGCAGCGCCAGGTCGCATTCGATTTCTCTGGACCTATCGATGCCGAGGGCAAGCTGTTGTATCGCCTCACCGGCCTGGGCCTGGACAGCAACACCCAGGTCAACTACGTCGGCGACAAGCGGCAGTTCCTCGCACCCTCGCTGACCTGGCGCCCTTCGGGCGATACCTCGCTCACGGTGCTCGCCCACTACGCGAAAGTCAACGCCGGCAACTCGTACGGCTTCCTCCCCCCGCAGGCCTCGCTGCTCTCGTCGCCCAACGGCCGCATTCCGACGTCGACCTTCGTCGGCGAGCCCGGCTTCGACCGCTTCAAGCAGAACCAGTGGGACATCGGCTACCTCTTCGAGCACCGCTTCAACGACACCTGGACCGTGCGGCAGAACGCCCGCTACGGCCAGATCAAGACCGACTATCGCCAGATCTACGCCAACGGCTTCGTCACCAACAATCCCGACGATCCCGCAGACCCCTCCAACTTCCGGACCATCAACCGGTCCGTCTTCGCCAGCAGCCCGGAGCAGGGCAAGGTCTTCAACCTCGACAACCAGGTGCAGGCCAAGGTTCGCGCGGGCGATTGGCAGCACACGGTACTGCTCGGCGTGGACTACCAGCGCAGCGTCTTCGACCAGGTGATGTACTACGGCGAAGCGCCGACGCTCGACGTCTTCGCGCCCGTGTACGGCCAGTCCTTCACCATGCCCGACCCGAATGTCAGCGCACGGGTGAAGCTGGTCCAGACCGGCATCTACCTGCAGGACCAGATCAAGTGGAACGACCGCTGGGTCGCCACCTTCGGCGGACGCTACGACCGGGCCACCGTCGCCACCGACAACCACCTGGACGAAAGCACGTCGCGCCAGTCCGACCACAAGTTCAGCGGGCGCGCGGGACTGGTCTACCTGGCGCCCAACGGCCTGGCGCCCTACGTCAGCTACTCGGAGTCGTTCTCGCCTTCGACCACGCTCAATCCGGAAACCAAGCAACCGTTCAAGCCCGAAACCGGCAAGCAGTACGAAGCGGGCCTGCGCTACCAGCCGCCGGGCACCAAGGACAGCTACAGCGCGGCCATCTTCGACCTGCGCCGCAAGAACATCGTGACCTTCGATACGGACGCCACGGCCCGGCAGACCGGCGAGGTCCGGGTGCGCGGACTGGAACTCGAGGCGACGTTCCAGCCGATCTCCAGGCTCAACGTGATCCTTGCCTATTCCTGGACGCCGTCCGCCAAGATCACGGCCGACAGCAACCCGAAAAAGCTCGGCAAGCAGCTCATCGCCACGCCGAGGAACCAGCTTTCGGCATGGACCGACTACCGCTTCAGCAATGGCGTGAAGGTCGGCTTGGGTGCCCGCTTCGTCGGGGCTACGCATGGAGGCAACAGCTCTTCGCCGGCCAAGATTCCGTCGGTCACCTTGTTCGACGCCATGCTGGGCTATGACTTCGAGCGCTGGAGCCTCGCGCTCAACGCGCGCAACCTCACGGACAGGATTTACGTCGGCCGCAGCTGCGACACCTACAGCTGCGGTTATGGCGAGCGCCGCAAGCTGATCGCCACCGCGACCTACCGCTGGTAAATGCCGGCCGCAGGCCGTCGCAGGCGACATCGCCTGCGACGGCCTGCGATCAAAATTGCGGATGCAATGGCGATCGCAGGCGAAAGCGCAACAGGCATGCGCTTCGCCACTCTCTCCTCTCTAGACCCGACCGCGATCCCGTGACGGATCGAGCAGCACCGACAGATCGGCCAACAGCACCTCGCTGGCGACGATCTCGAGGTGGTTGGCATCGACGCGCTTGTGCGAGACCCGGTCCGGGCCGAGCTGCAGCGCCAGCCCCTGAACCAGGGATTCCGGACGGTCCTTCACCCACCAGCAATTCGCCTGTGCATTCAGCGGCGCGACCTGCCCGTTGGAGCGCAGCGTCGTTTCGCTGAGGCTTCGGCTGACCACGAACAGCCGCACGAGTTCCGCAGCGCTGACGTTGCTGTATCTGCTGTCGTCGGGCAGGAGACCTTCCTTCATCCGTAGATCGACCCAGGCCTGCAAGGCAGCCTCGGTTTGCAGCGGATCATCGACGTATTCCGGTATGCGGATCGAGGGGTCGAGGTGGACGTTGATCGACGCCAGGAACTCGACGAAATCGGTGCGCCAGTCGTCCAGCGTGTACGGGGCGTCGTCCAGGGCCACATAGGAGTCGACCAGACCCAGGAAATGAACCGCCTGCCCCTGCGCTTCCAGCTTCGCCGTCATTCGCGCGGCCAGTGTGCCGCCGAGAGACCAGCCCAGCAGGTGGTAGGGACCGGAAGGCTGGACGGCACGGATCATCGCCACATAGTCGCCCGCCATCTGGTCCAGAGACTCGTCCCTGTGCGCAGGATTGGCAAGGGTCCTGCAGGCCAGGCCATAGACCGCCCGTGAACCGTTGAATTTCTGCGCGATCGACAGATAACCGAGCACGGTGCCCAGGCCGGAATGGATGCAGAACAACGGAGGAACCGTGTCGACGGCCTTGTTCAGAAGGGTCAGCGCCGACGACTTCAGGTGGTCCTGACGCGAGGCATCGACGATGCCGCCGATGGTCGGATGCGTCATCAACACCTGCAGGTTGAGCTCGAGTCCCGGCAGGTCGCGCACACCGGGATGGGTGATCACGCGCAGTGCGAGCAGCGAGTGCCCGCCGAGCTCGAAGAAGTTGTCGCCTCGCCCCACACGCGCCACGCCCAGCACCTCGGCCCAGATGGCCGCCAGCGCTTCTTCCACCGCCCCTTCGGGCGCCTCGTAGACCTGCTCGCTCGCAACCTGCGCATCCGGCAGCGCCTTGCGGTCGACCTTGCCGTTGGCATTCAGCGGCAACCCTTGGAGCACCACCAGTGCCGAGGGCACCATGTAGTCCGGCAAGGTCTGCGCCAGCCGCTCGCGCAGCCCCACGGTCTCGATGGCCAGGCCCGCATGCGCGGACACATACCCCACCAGCCGCGCACCACCGCCGCCTTCGCGTGCCACCACCACGGCTTCGCGCACCTCGGGCTGCGCCAGCAGCTGCGCCTCGATCTCCCCCAGTTCGATGCGGAAGCCCCGCACCTTCACCTGGTGGTCGATGCGACCCAGGTATTCCAGTTGGCCCTCCACGTTCCAGCGCACCAGGTCGCCCGTGCGATAGAGCCGCTGGCCCTGCGCTGTCGCAATGAAGCGCTCGGCAGTCAGCCCCGCCCGGTTCAGATAGCCCCGCGCAAGGTTGACGCCGCCCAGGTACAACTCTCCCGCCACGCCCGCGGGCACTTCGTTGAGCTGCGCATCCAGCACGCAGGCCTGCGTGTCACTGATGGGCCGACCAATCGGCACCTGGCTCTGCCCATCGTCGCGACAGTGCCAGTGCGTCACGTCGATGGCCGCCTCGGTGGGTCCATACAGGTTGTAGAGCGACGCCTGCGGCAGTCGCCTGAACACCTCGTTCTGTCCTTCGGCCGACAAGGCCTCGCCACTGCACACGATGCGTCGCAGGCAGGTGCACGCCTCAACGCCCTCCTGCGCCAGGAAGGCCTGCAGCATCGAAGGCACGAAGTGCAAGGTCGTGACCCGGTGCTGCGCGATCAGGGTGCGCAGGCGTGCGGGGTCGCGGTGATCGCCCGGAAGCGCAACGGCCAGCCGGGCGCCGAACATCAAGGGCCAGAGGAATTCCCACACCGACACGTCGAAACTGAAGGGGGTCTTCTGCAGCACGGTGTCGTCGTCGCCGAGCGCATAGGCCTGCTGCATCCACGCGAGGCGGTTGTACAGCGCGCGGTGGCGGTTGGCTGCGCCCTTGGGTTTTCCAGTGGAGCCGGAGGTGTAGATGACGTAGGCCAGGTTCTCGCCGCTCAATGCAACCTGCGGGTCGGCGTCGGATGCGTGGCCGGTGTCCAGCGCATCGAGCGCCAGCACCTGCAGCGCTTCGGTGCCGGGCACGCTCAGGTGACTTTGCGTCAGCAACAAGGAGACGCCGCTGTCGGCCACCATGTAGGCCAGCCGCTCCACCGGGTACTCCGGGTCCAGCGGCACGTACGCACCGCCGGCCTTCAGGATCGCCAGGATCCCCACCACCATCTCCAGGGAGCGCTCCACCGCGATCCCCACCTTGGCCTCGGGCTTCACGCCCAGCGCGATCAGGTGATGCGCCAGCCGATTGGCTCTCGCATTGAGCTCGCCGTAGCCCAGCGTCTGCTCTCCGAAGCTCAGCGCCGGTGCATCCGGCGTGCGCCTGGCCTGCTGCTCGATCAGCCGGTGCACCGGCTGCACATCCTCGTAGCGGCGCGGGTTCACCCCCCAGGCCGCAAGCTCATCCGTCTCCCCAGCGGGCATCAGCGCCAGCTCGCACACCGGGCGCTGCGGCTGATCCTGCAGCGCCTGCACGATCCCGCTCAACGCCGCATGCATGAAGCCGCACACGCGCTGCGCATCCACCGCCTCATGGATCTGCGCCACCAGCGCGAAGCCCTCTCCCTCGTCATCCACCGACAACGTCACCGGGTAGTTCGTGCGCTCCTCGCCGCCCAGCACCTCCATGCCCTCCCAGGCCGAGGTCTTGCGTTCTTGTTCTTCGCCATCGCCATCGCCATCGCCATCGCCGGCATCGGCCTTGGGCGTGTAGCGGTAGTTCAGCATCGCCGAGAACAGCGGCGTGCCCCCGGGCAACCCGCTGCAGCGCTGCGCCAGCGCCAGGCTTGCATGCTCGTGATGCAGCAGCTGCGTCAGCGCCGCATGCGTCTCGCGCAGGCTCGCCTGCACACCGCGCGCTCCCAGGCGCACGCGCAACGGCAAGGTGTTGATGAACAACCCCAGCGCCCGCTCGGCCCCCTCCCCGCCCTGCATGCGCCCGAACAGCACCGTGCCGAACACCACGTCGTCCTTGCCCGTGGCCTTGCCCAGCACCAGCGCCCACGCCAGGTGGAACAAGGTCGCAGCGCTCACGCCGTGACGCTGCGCCTGGCCACGGATCTGCACGGCCAGCTCCGCCTCCAGCGGCAGGCGCACCTCCTCGATGCGCGTGCCGTCGCCCTGCACGTCCAGCAGGTTGAACGGCGCTGTCGGTTCGTCCACGTCGCCCAGCATCTCGCTGAAGAACGCCTCGTGCTCGGCCTGGCTCACGCCCAGACGCGCCTGCGCCACGTAGCGGCGGAACGGCACCGGCTCGGGCAGCTCGTGCTGGCGGCCCTGCTGGATCAGCGCGATCTCCTCGACCAGCAGCTCCAGCGTGGTGTGGTCCAGCACCATGTGGTGGTTGGGCAACTGCAGCAGCCAGCGCTGGCCCACGGGGTCGTGCGCCGCGATGGCGCGCACCATGGGCGCCTGGCGCACGTCGATGCGGTAGTGCGCCGGGTTCACGTGCGCGTTCAGCCGCTCTTCGACGCTGCCGGCCTCGTTGCTCCCCGCTTCGCTGTCGCTGCCGGCCTGCAACCACTGCAGCGGCAGCTTCGCCTGCCGGTGCACCACCTGCACGGCCGCCGCAAGGCCTTCCCACAGCACGGCGGTGCGCAGGATGTCATGGCGCGCGATCACCTGGTCGAAGCTGTCGATGAACTGCTCCAGCCGCTCGCGGCTGTCGAAGCTCAGCAACTGCGGCGTGACGTAGGCGTCGCCCGCGCTTTGCAGCAGGTGATGGAACAGCATGCCCTCCTGCAGCGGGGCCAGCGGGTAGATGTCCTGGATGTTCGCTGCGCCGCCGGGCACATCCGCTTCGATGCGCGCGATCTGCGCCGCATCGAGCTCGACCAGGGTCAGCATGGCCGGCTGGATCGCCTCGCAGCCCTCGGGGATCAGATTGGGCGGCACGACCACCTCCCGGTGGCCCTGCGCCTGCGCCTGCAGCAGCGCCTGGGCGAAGGCGCCCAGCTGCGGGTGCTGGAACAAGGTGCGCACCTGCACCGGCCAGCCCTGGCCGCGCACGCGCTCCAGCAGGCGCAGTGCGAGCAGCGAGTGCCCGCCGAGCTCGAAGAAGTTGTCGCCTCGCCCCACACGCGCCACGCCCAGCACCTCGGCCCAGATGGCCGCCAGCGCTTCTTCCACCGCCCCTTCGGGCGCCTCGTAGACCTGCTCGCTCGCAACCTGCGCATCCGGCAGCGCCTTGCGGTCGACCTTGCCGTTGGCATTCAGCGGCAACCCTTGGAGCACCACCAGTGCCGAGGGCACCATGTAGTCCGGCAAGGTCTGCGCCAGCCGCTCGCGCAGCGCGCCCGTCTCGATGGACTGGCCTCCATGCACCGACACGTAGCCCACCAGGCGCGTGCCGCCGGGGCCCTCCCGGGCCAGCACGATCGCCTCCCTGAGTTCGGGCTGCGCCAGCAACTGCGCCTCGATCTCCCCCAGCTCGATGCGGAAGCCCCGCACCTTCACCTGGTGGTCGATGCGGCCCAGGTACTCCAGCTGGCCTTCGCCGCTCCAGCGCACCAGGTCGCCCGTGCGGTACAGCCGCTGCCCATGGTCCGTCGCCACGAAGCGCTCGGCCGTCAGCCCCGCGCGGTTCAGATAGCCGCGCGCCAGGCCTTCGCCCGACACATGCAGCTCCCCGGCCACACCGATCGGCACCCGGTTCAACTGCGCATCGAGCACGCACAGGCCCAGGTCCGGAATGGCCAAGCCCACCGGGCTGCGCTGCTGGCCAAGGTCGGCCACAGTGATCCGGCGATAGGTCACATGCACCGTCGTCTCGGTGATGCCGTACATGTTGATCAGCTGCGGCTTGTCGTCGCCAAAGCGTTCCATCCAGGTGCGAAGGCTGTTGGGCTCCAGGGCTTCTCCGCCGAAGATCACATGACGCAGCGCCAGGTCCTCGGTATCCGCCAAACCCGGCGTGTGGATCAGCTGGCCGAAGGCCGAGGGCGTCTGGTTGAGTACGGTCACTTGCTGCGCGCGCAGCAGCCCCAGGAAGTCCTCGGGCGAGCGGCTCACCCAGAACGGCACCACCACCAGCTTGCCGCCTGTGCACAGCGCGCCGAACATCTCCCACACGGAGAAGTCGAAGGCGTAGGAGTGGAACATCGTCCACACGTCCTCGGGTCCGAAGTGGAACCACGGCTCTGTCGCATCGAGCAGCCGCGTCACGTTGCGATGGCACAGCTGCGCGCCCTTGGGGCGGCCGGTGGAGCCGGAGGTGTAGATGACGTAGGCCAGGTTCTCGCCGCTCAACGCAACCTGCGGGTCGGCGTCGGACTCATGGCCGGTGTCCAGCGCATCGAGCGCCAGTACCTGCAGCGCTTGGGTGCCGGGCACGCTCAGGTGGCTTTGCGTCAGCACCAGGGCAACGCCACTGTCGGCCACCATGTAGGCCAGGCGCTCGGCCGGGTACGCCGGGTCCAGCGGCACGTACGCACCGCCGGCCTTCAGGATCGCAAGGATCCCCACCACCATCGCAATCGAACGCTCCACCGCGATCCCCACCTTGGCCTCGGGCTTCACGCCCAGCGCGATCAGGTGGTGCGCCAGCCGGTTGGCCCTCGCATTGAGCTCGCCGTAGCTCAGCGCCCGGTCCTCGTACACCAGCGCCGTCGCCTGCGGCTGCGCCTTGGCCTGATGCTCGATCAGGCCGTGCACTGTCTGCGCGCTCTCGAAATCCTGCTTGCGCTCGCCCCAAGACGCAAGCTGCGCCTTCTCCTGCGCCGCCATCAGGTCGAGTTCGCAAACCAGCCGCGCCGGCTGCTTCGCCAGTGCATCGACGATGCCGTCGATCGCGGCGCGCATGAAGCCGCAGACGCGCTGTGCATTCACCGCCTCGTGGATCTGCGCCACCAGTTCGAATCCTTCGCCCAGGTCGTCCACCGACATGCCGAAGGGGTAGTTGGTCCGCTCCTCGCCGCCCAGCGACTCCATGCCC
This region includes:
- a CDS encoding TonB-dependent siderophore receptor codes for the protein MLPAVTVSADSEDSGTGHVNGYVAKRSTTGSKTDTPIIETPQSISVITADQISTMGASRLTDALAYTAGVKNFDGYDSRYDWLTLRGFDAYSPGFYLDGMQMRNNAGYSVWRLEGYGAERIEVLRGPSSVLYGQGGPGGMINVVSKRPTAEPLREIQVQVGNHSQRQVAFDFSGPIDAEGKLLYRLTGLGLDSNTQVNYVGDKRQFLAPSLTWRPSGDTSLTVLAHYAKVNAGNSYGFLPPQASLLSSPNGRIPTSTFVGEPGFDRFKQNQWDIGYLFEHRFNDTWTVRQNARYGQIKTDYRQIYANGFVTNNPDDPADPSNFRTINRSVFASSPEQGKVFNLDNQVQAKVRAGDWQHTVLLGVDYQRSVFDQVMYYGEAPTLDVFAPVYGQSFTMPDPNVSARVKLVQTGIYLQDQIKWNDRWVATFGGRYDRATVATDNHLDESTSRQSDHKFSGRAGLVYLAPNGLAPYVSYSESFSPSTTLNPETKQPFKPETGKQYEAGLRYQPPGTKDSYSAAIFDLRRKNIVTFDTDATARQTGEVRVRGLELEATFQPISRLNVILAYSWTPSAKITADSNPKKLGKQLIATPRNQLSAWTDYRFSNGVKVGLGARFVGATHGGNSSSPAKIPSVTLFDAMLGYDFERWSLALNARNLTDRIYVGRSCDTYSCGYGERRKLIATATYRW